A single region of the Pseudanabaena sp. FACHB-2040 genome encodes:
- a CDS encoding DUF3086 domain-containing protein: MYSDDLSPSASPTEAASDAVSADRIADLQRQESDLKRSIADLQSAYNRLLKDQAQQMQTDFGRIMQQATSELEQRQRTLQLEIEKLERRRDRIQEEMRTSFAGVSQDLAVRVQGFKDYLVGSLQDLAATAEKLELSPPQPQAPPQSEVIRGEPRENRRRPAERSTGRSAERSENSQVGFGSQRFQDQTERVRSLLDQYRMRPDYYGPVWQLRRTFEPIHADRVANWFFSQGGRGAVKSMGSRLQNVLVASAGISILHALHNDRLQTLVLSNSPERLGEWRRGLQDCLGVSRAEFGVNRGIMLFDAPEPLAQRADRIVSEDGLPLIIIDESENTVSLSLLQFPLWLAFAPDPLNPVQEYDFY, from the coding sequence ATGTATTCAGATGACCTGTCCCCTTCCGCATCGCCGACTGAGGCTGCCTCAGACGCTGTCAGTGCCGATCGCATTGCCGATTTGCAGCGCCAAGAGAGCGACCTAAAGCGCAGTATCGCGGACTTACAGTCGGCCTACAACCGGCTCCTAAAGGACCAGGCGCAGCAAATGCAGACCGACTTTGGCCGGATAATGCAGCAGGCCACGTCGGAACTTGAACAGCGCCAGCGCACGCTGCAGCTAGAGATAGAAAAGCTGGAGCGACGACGCGATCGCATTCAGGAAGAAATGCGCACCAGCTTCGCTGGAGTCTCTCAAGATTTGGCGGTGCGAGTGCAGGGCTTTAAAGACTACCTCGTGGGCAGCCTGCAAGATCTGGCTGCCACTGCCGAAAAGTTGGAGCTTTCACCCCCTCAGCCTCAAGCTCCGCCTCAGTCTGAAGTAATTCGAGGGGAGCCTCGGGAGAATAGACGGCGACCCGCCGAGCGATCCACTGGGCGATCTGCTGAGCGATCAGAGAATTCTCAGGTGGGCTTTGGTAGCCAGCGTTTTCAAGATCAGACAGAGCGGGTTCGCAGCCTGCTAGACCAGTACCGAATGCGGCCTGACTACTACGGCCCTGTCTGGCAACTGCGCCGCACCTTTGAACCTATCCATGCCGATCGGGTAGCCAACTGGTTCTTTAGCCAGGGGGGCAGAGGAGCCGTTAAAAGCATGGGCAGCCGCCTACAAAACGTGCTGGTGGCCTCTGCCGGAATCTCTATTCTGCATGCCCTGCATAATGACCGACTGCAAACCCTGGTGCTGTCAAACTCACCCGAGCGGCTAGGAGAGTGGCGACGAGGCCTGCAAGACTGTCTAGGCGTTTCGCGGGCAGAGTTTGGCGTCAACCGAGGCATTATGCTGTTCGATGCGCCCGAACCCCTGGCCCAACGAGCTGATCGGATTGTTTCAGAAGACGGCCTGCCGCTGATTATTATTGACGAGTCAGAGAACACAGTCAGCCTATCGCTGCTGCAGTTTCCGCTGTGGCTGGCCTTCGCGCCTGATCCGCTGAATCCGGTGCAGGAGTATGACTTTTATTAA
- the plsY gene encoding glycerol-3-phosphate 1-O-acyltransferase PlsY — MTFIKAEGGGHMAGTGVAIAGLILAAYLLGSIPTGYLIAKWVKGIDIREYGSGGTGATNVLRTVGKPAAAAVLLVDLVKGALAILLVKLAYPLLLSSTAASPDWQPWIEAVAALAALLGHSRSIWLNFTGGKSAASGLGILLAMSWPVGLGALAVFAAVVGVFRIVSLGSILAAIATILLMIAMQQPVAYVGIAIAGGLYVILRHRSNIERLLAGTEPRLGSRPSESSESN; from the coding sequence ATGACTTTTATTAAGGCAGAAGGGGGAGGGCACATGGCTGGGACTGGAGTTGCGATCGCAGGGCTTATCCTTGCTGCTTATTTGCTGGGATCGATCCCCACTGGGTACCTGATCGCCAAATGGGTTAAAGGGATTGATATTCGTGAGTATGGCTCGGGCGGTACAGGCGCGACAAATGTGTTGCGAACTGTAGGCAAACCGGCTGCGGCGGCTGTGCTGCTGGTAGACCTGGTGAAAGGAGCCTTGGCTATATTGCTGGTGAAGCTGGCCTATCCTCTCCTGCTCAGCTCTACTGCTGCTAGCCCTGATTGGCAGCCCTGGATTGAGGCGGTGGCGGCTCTAGCAGCGCTGCTGGGACACAGCCGCTCGATCTGGTTGAATTTTACAGGCGGCAAGTCAGCTGCCTCGGGGCTGGGAATTTTGCTAGCCATGTCTTGGCCGGTGGGGCTGGGCGCGTTGGCAGTGTTTGCCGCCGTGGTTGGCGTCTTTCGCATTGTGTCTTTGGGATCAATCCTGGCTGCGATCGCAACCATTCTGCTCATGATCGCGATGCAGCAGCCTGTGGCTTATGTCGGGATTGCGATCGCAGGCGGGCTATACGTGATTTTGCGTCACCGTAGCAACATTGAGCGGCTGCTGGCAGGCACAGAGCCTCGCCTCGGCAGCCGCCCCTCCGAATCTTCTGAATCAAATTAA
- a CDS encoding GlsB/YeaQ/YmgE family stress response membrane protein: MDLRHLLIQLVIAIVCAGVAGILIPRKMPGGAVGLLIIGLAGAFLGQWTADYLQQQYGFTNPALEWNVEEVAILPSIVGSAIVLYLVTAFLSWGRYGNR; encoded by the coding sequence ATGGATCTTAGACATCTGCTGATTCAGCTTGTGATTGCGATTGTATGCGCTGGGGTGGCAGGTATTTTGATCCCCCGGAAAATGCCGGGGGGCGCGGTTGGGCTGCTGATAATTGGCTTGGCGGGTGCCTTTTTGGGTCAATGGACGGCTGACTACCTGCAGCAGCAGTATGGCTTTACCAATCCGGCGCTGGAGTGGAACGTTGAAGAGGTGGCAATTTTGCCGTCCATTGTGGGTTCTGCGATTGTGCTGTATCTGGTTACGGCTTTTTTGAGCTGGGGTCGCTACGGCAACCGTTAA
- the proC gene encoding pyrroline-5-carboxylate reductase, with protein MPEAILGVIGGGVMGEALISRLLDQGIFSPETIAVSDPQPDRRAYLTDTYRVMTTADNAAVVAKSTVLLLAVKPQIIDKVAPELIQAAAESPRLVLSILAGVTLTRLQSYFAQWPLVRAMPNTPATVGAGITAIAAGIHTGAEELDLARRIFQSIGDVVEVPESLMDAVTGLSGSGPGYVAIMIEALADGGVAAGLPRTTAMQLALQTVRGTAELLLQSGLHPAQLKDRVTSPGGTTIAGIAHLEAAGLRSALIEAVCSACDRSRELGG; from the coding sequence TTGCCTGAAGCGATACTGGGTGTGATTGGTGGCGGGGTAATGGGAGAAGCGCTCATATCCCGCTTACTAGATCAGGGCATTTTTTCCCCGGAGACTATCGCTGTCAGTGATCCTCAGCCGGATCGACGCGCCTATTTGACCGATACTTACAGAGTCATGACTACGGCTGACAACGCTGCAGTCGTGGCAAAATCGACGGTGCTTTTGCTGGCAGTCAAGCCTCAGATCATTGATAAAGTTGCCCCTGAACTGATTCAGGCAGCAGCTGAGTCACCCCGACTGGTGCTCTCCATTCTGGCAGGGGTGACGCTGACCCGACTGCAAAGCTATTTTGCCCAATGGCCGCTGGTGCGAGCTATGCCCAACACCCCTGCAACCGTGGGTGCAGGCATTACGGCCATTGCGGCTGGAATTCATACGGGTGCCGAAGAGTTAGATCTGGCCCGGCGCATCTTTCAGAGCATAGGCGATGTGGTTGAGGTGCCAGAGTCTTTGATGGATGCCGTGACCGGGCTATCGGGATCGGGGCCGGGCTACGTGGCGATTATGATTGAAGCGTTGGCCGATGGCGGCGTTGCTGCCGGGCTGCCCCGAACAACGGCGATGCAGCTAGCGCTGCAAACGGTGCGAGGCACGGCAGAACTGCTGCTGCAATCGGGCCTACACCCGGCTCAGCTAAAAGATCGAGTGACTAGCCCTGGAGGAACTACCATTGCCGGCATTGCTCACCTAGAAGCGGCAGGTCTGCGATCTGCCCTAATTGAAGCGGTGTGTTCTGCCTGCGATCGCTCACGGGAACTGGGAGGCTAG